The Vibrio tapetis subsp. tapetis genome segment TTATGCTGCCACGCTCTCAAATGGTTACCGTTGAAAGAACCGATGATTTAGATGCACTGGTTGCACTTCTCACCGACGCTCAACACTCTCGCTACCCAGTAATTAGCGAAGATAAAGACCATGTAGAAGGCATTCTATTAGCGAAGGACCTACTTAAATACTTAGGATCAGACAGCGCCGATTTTGATATCGAGCAAGTTATCCGCCAAGCTGTTGTCGTCCCTGAGAGTAAGCGAGTCGATCGCCTACTAAAAGAGTTCCGAGAAGAACGCTATCACATGGCCATCGTAGTTGATGAATTTGGTGGCGTTTCAGGCTTAGTCACCATCGAAGATATCCTCGAAGAAATTGTAGGGGAAATTGAAGATGAATTTGATGACGAAGAAGAAGTCGATATTCGCAAACTAAGTAAACACACGTTTGCGGTCAAAGCCCTGACAACAATTGAAGAATTCAACGACACCTTTGGTACTACCTTCAGCGACAATGAAGTAGATACGGTCGGTGGCATGGTCATGACCAGCTTTGGTCACTTACCATCGCGTGGTGAAATAGTCGAAATAGACGGCTATAACTTCAAAGTAACCGCGGCAGACAATCGTCGAGTCGTACAACTT includes the following:
- the corC gene encoding CNNM family magnesium/cobalt transport protein CorC (CorC(YbeX) belongs to the Cyclin M Mg2+ Exporter (CNNM) family, and was characterized as belonging to a set of three proteins, at least one of which must be present for CorA to function.); this encodes MNADNQPPPSEGKTEGPSRKSFFERLGQLFQGDPKDRQELVDVIRDSEINDLIDHDTRDMLEGVMEISEMRVRDIMLPRSQMVTVERTDDLDALVALLTDAQHSRYPVISEDKDHVEGILLAKDLLKYLGSDSADFDIEQVIRQAVVVPESKRVDRLLKEFREERYHMAIVVDEFGGVSGLVTIEDILEEIVGEIEDEFDDEEEVDIRKLSKHTFAVKALTTIEEFNDTFGTTFSDNEVDTVGGMVMTSFGHLPSRGEIVEIDGYNFKVTAADNRRVVQLQVTIPDSQPLPVTEEE